The DNA region GCTGGGTGATGTCGCCGATGCAGCGTTTGAGGGCGCCGAAGCGCTGCGGGCCGTCCTCGAGGCCGAGCAGGATGAGGATGCGCCACTTGCCCGAAACATTGGATAGGACGGACCGGATCGGGCAGTTCTGCGCCTGTGCCTTGTCGTCGATGCCGATGGGGAGCATGGGATTAGCCTTCGCTGGGGTGGTTTGGTCGAGGATACCAGGTGTCAGAATAGTGCGTAATTGCAATCTGGTGCCGAATGCATACCACTTGCAAGAGCTACGTACCAGCGAGGATGTCCCATGGCCCATACACACCGATCCAGACGACCCATCACCCTCGACGCGTTGGCAGAGCCGCATTGGAGCGACACCGAGCGCGCCCATGCCGCCACCGTTGTGTCCTTTCTTCAGGGCCTCATGAACGATCATGATTTCGAGGGGGTGCTGCGCGCCCATGGCGGCGGGGCCTACCCGCAACACAACCGTGCGATCCCCGACGGCGTGCCCGGCGTGGTGGGCTACCTGCGCGCGTTGACGCGGCGCTTTCCCGAATACGGATATGACGTGAAGCGCATCGTGGCGAGCGGGGATATCGTCGTGACCCACAGCCATGTCACCCTTCGCCACCGCGATATCGGGAATGAAAAGAAGGGTTTCATCATTACCGATACCTTCCGGCTCGAGGACGGGCGGTTGGCGGAGCATTGGGACGCGATCCAGCCGATCGACCTGACGATGCGGCTCGTGGTGTTGCTGACGGGCGGG from Pseudomonadota bacterium includes:
- a CDS encoding ester cyclase — protein: MAHTHRSRRPITLDALAEPHWSDTERAHAATVVSFLQGLMNDHDFEGVLRAHGGGAYPQHNRAIPDGVPGVVGYLRALTRRFPEYGYDVKRIVASGDIVVTHSHVTLRHRDIGNEKKGFIITDTFRLEDGRLAEHWDAIQPIDLTMRLVVLLTGGRIANANATF